A section of the Arcobacter roscoffensis genome encodes:
- the leuB gene encoding 3-isopropylmalate dehydrogenase yields the protein MKNYNISLIKGDGIGVEIINEAVKVLDAVAKKCNFNLEYKEYLMGGVAIDKIGHPLPKETVDGVLKSHACLFGAIGGEKWDNLPRHLRPESGLLKFREELGVFANLRPAIVYDELTNASTLKPEIIKGCDIMVVRELIGGIYFGEPKQNDGQKAFNTMVYTKEEIQRIGKTAFELAMKRDKRLCSVDKSNVLEVSQLWRSTMIELSKEYPEVKLSHMYVDNAAMQLVRNPKQFDVIVTGNIFGDILSDTASMVVGSIGLLPSASTGNKTSVYEPIHGSAPDIAGLGIANPIATIESAAMMLKYSLNEEEASNIIQEAIKDVLKDGYRTKDLASFDAKEVLSTSQMGDIIVEYINK from the coding sequence GTGAAAAATTATAATATATCATTAATCAAAGGTGATGGAATTGGTGTTGAAATTATAAATGAAGCTGTAAAAGTTTTAGATGCAGTTGCTAAAAAATGTAATTTTAACTTAGAATATAAAGAGTATCTAATGGGTGGAGTAGCCATTGATAAAATAGGTCACCCTCTTCCAAAAGAGACAGTTGATGGGGTTTTAAAATCTCATGCTTGTTTATTTGGTGCTATTGGTGGTGAAAAATGGGATAACTTACCTAGGCATCTAAGACCTGAGTCTGGACTTTTAAAATTTAGAGAAGAGTTAGGAGTATTTGCAAACTTAAGACCTGCCATTGTTTATGATGAACTTACAAATGCCTCAACACTAAAGCCTGAGATCATAAAAGGCTGTGATATTATGGTTGTAAGAGAGTTAATTGGTGGTATATATTTTGGTGAACCAAAGCAAAATGATGGACAAAAAGCCTTTAATACAATGGTTTATACAAAAGAAGAAATCCAAAGAATCGGAAAAACTGCCTTTGAGCTTGCCATGAAAAGAGATAAGAGATTATGTTCTGTTGATAAATCAAATGTTTTAGAGGTATCTCAACTTTGGAGGTCAACTATGATTGAGTTATCAAAAGAGTATCCTGAAGTTAAACTTTCTCATATGTATGTAGATAATGCAGCTATGCAATTAGTGCGAAACCCAAAACAATTTGATGTAATAGTTACAGGAAATATTTTTGGAGATATTTTAAGTGATACAGCTTCAATGGTTGTAGGTTCAATTGGTCTTCTTCCTAGTGCTTCAACTGGAAATAAAACATCAGTTTATGAACCTATTCATGGTTCTGCTCCTGATATTGCAGGACTTGGAATAGCAAATCCAATTGCTACAATTGAGAGTGCAGCTATGATGCTTAAATATTCACTAAATGAAGAAGAAGCCTCAAACATAATACAAGAAGCTATTAAAGATGTACTAAAAGATGGATATAGAACTAAAGATTTAGCATCTTTTGATGCAAAAGAGGTTTTAAGTACCTCACAAATGGGAGATATTATAGTTGAGTATATCAACAAATAA
- a CDS encoding SDR family NAD(P)-dependent oxidoreductase, with protein MDLKLENKTALVTGSTLGVGFATAKKLCDEGAYVYINGRNEQNVQEAIKKIKSYNKNAKVEGIVADLSSKEGCDKLIKQLSKVDILINNLGIFEPKEFTSLEEEDWLSMFNTNVMSGVRLSQSYLPSMLKQNWGRIIFISSESAYQIPKEMIHYGMSKTAQLSIARGIAELTAGTNVTSNSIIIGPTKSEGVTTFLNDYAKQMNFTFEQMQEDFFKNIRPTSLLKRFTEVDEVSNMIVYTASPISSATNGAVLRADAGVVQSAI; from the coding sequence ATGGATTTAAAGCTTGAAAATAAAACTGCTCTTGTTACAGGTTCAACTTTAGGTGTTGGTTTTGCAACAGCTAAAAAACTATGTGATGAGGGTGCTTATGTTTATATAAATGGACGAAATGAACAAAATGTTCAAGAAGCTATCAAAAAAATAAAATCTTATAACAAAAATGCAAAAGTTGAGGGAATAGTTGCTGACCTTTCAAGTAAAGAAGGCTGCGATAAACTAATAAAACAACTATCAAAAGTAGATATTCTAATCAATAACCTTGGAATTTTTGAGCCAAAAGAGTTTACAAGTTTAGAGGAAGAAGATTGGCTTAGTATGTTTAATACAAATGTAATGAGTGGAGTAAGACTATCTCAATCTTACTTACCTTCTATGCTAAAGCAAAATTGGGGAAGAATTATCTTTATTTCAAGTGAATCAGCTTATCAAATACCAAAAGAGATGATTCACTATGGTATGAGTAAAACTGCACAATTATCAATCGCTAGAGGAATAGCTGAGCTAACAGCTGGTACCAATGTAACTTCAAACTCTATCATCATAGGACCTACAAAATCAGAGGGTGTTACTACTTTTTTAAATGATTATGCAAAACAAATGAACTTCACTTTTGAGCAAATGCAAGAAGACTTTTTTAAAAATATACGACCAACATCGCTACTTAAAAGATTTACAGAAGTAGATGAGGTATCAAATATGATTGTTTATACAGCAAGTCCAATATCAAGTGCTACAAATGGTGCAGTTTTAAGAGCTGATGCGGGTGTAGTTCAAAGTGCAATATAA
- a CDS encoding ketopantoate reductase family protein, producing the protein MNIVVIGAGGIGAFYGMILHDVGCNVKFIARGQNLEYLKNNKMKVSHPNYTIEDNIDTYSLDEFISNNSPEDIDAIFIATKGMSTESISQKLALWTKNAKSLPYYISLQNGVDNEDIMEEYYNKEYVIGGLTRLIVSHTVGLGHVHCEGGVETLIGAVNPNEENNSFLENLKIVLDKTQTKTIICENIKLELWNKLIVNNGVNAICALLEEESGPLMKNEKTSKLIYGLMSEAALASNAVGVNLSQEDAKKMFELYTKFQSVKPSMWVDKENNRDLELEQICGVVIKNCEKQGLDAPYTRTISTLLEFTYNRQRNK; encoded by the coding sequence ATGAACATAGTTGTAATAGGTGCAGGTGGAATAGGTGCTTTTTATGGAATGATTTTACATGATGTAGGATGTAATGTTAAGTTTATAGCAAGAGGACAAAACCTTGAATATCTTAAAAATAATAAAATGAAAGTAAGTCATCCAAATTATACTATTGAAGATAATATTGATACATATAGTCTTGATGAGTTTATATCTAATAATAGCCCTGAAGATATAGATGCTATATTTATTGCTACAAAGGGAATGAGTACAGAGTCTATCTCCCAAAAACTTGCATTATGGACTAAAAATGCAAAGTCACTACCTTACTATATTTCACTTCAAAACGGTGTTGATAATGAAGATATTATGGAAGAGTATTATAATAAAGAGTATGTTATAGGTGGACTTACAAGACTTATTGTTTCTCATACAGTAGGACTTGGGCATGTTCACTGTGAGGGGGGAGTTGAAACTTTAATAGGAGCAGTAAATCCAAATGAAGAAAATAATAGCTTTTTAGAAAACTTAAAAATTGTTTTAGATAAAACTCAAACAAAAACTATTATTTGTGAAAACATAAAGTTAGAGCTTTGGAATAAACTTATAGTTAATAATGGTGTAAATGCAATATGTGCCTTACTAGAAGAAGAATCAGGTCCTTTAATGAAAAATGAAAAAACTTCAAAACTTATCTATGGACTTATGAGTGAAGCAGCACTTGCCTCAAATGCTGTAGGTGTAAACCTAAGTCAAGAAGATGCTAAGAAAATGTTTGAGTTATATACAAAATTTCAATCTGTAAAACCATCTATGTGGGTTGATAAAGAGAATAATAGAGATTTAGAATTAGAGCAAATTTGTGGAGTTGTTATAAAAAATTGTGAAAAACAAGGACTTGATGCACCTTATACTAGAACTATTTCTACGCTTTTAGAGTTTACATACAATAGACAAAGAAATAAGTAA
- a CDS encoding sensor histidine kinase — protein MGRVKNYILNNKSIPTKFSLTYILIGAVGILFIDRLVSEFSKYHSLSKEGPLTFGILFLIATGIILFIMLNHMQKVVSRIEASYKELKDKDKERLVPYEFALNNSIDAIYWFTLDAKFIYVNEAACKMIGRSKDEFLNHMYLEDMDPNFDRETAKECMYNIYHHKNWRLETTQIRKDGTIFPVEVSGHGFTHNGNEYICAFSRDMTQRQEYRTKITKMNQELQKSVEEKDILLKEIHHRVKNNMEIISSLLNMQERRTKDRDMIYILQQSRSRIHTMALVHEFLYLGENLAYINLKNYIKRLVDDIKELYISQNTTLNVEVYIDNLSFSTNRCIQIGMVLHELCVNSLKHAFQEDRDNLLCIHMKKNKDTIHVKIRDNGDGLEDIDSLYKSDSIGMQLIHSIIEDQLDGTIEFKNNNGLECNIIFSKDEGE, from the coding sequence ATGGGAAGAGTTAAGAACTATATTTTAAATAATAAATCCATACCAACAAAGTTTTCATTAACATATATACTAATAGGAGCTGTTGGTATTTTGTTTATTGATAGACTTGTAAGTGAGTTTTCAAAGTATCATTCTTTAAGTAAGGAAGGGCCTTTAACTTTTGGAATTTTATTTTTAATTGCAACTGGAATAATTTTATTTATCATGCTAAATCATATGCAAAAAGTTGTTTCAAGAATTGAGGCTTCATACAAAGAGTTAAAAGATAAAGATAAAGAAAGGCTTGTTCCTTATGAGTTTGCATTGAACAACTCTATTGATGCTATATACTGGTTTACATTAGATGCGAAATTCATTTATGTAAATGAAGCTGCTTGTAAAATGATAGGAAGAAGTAAAGATGAATTCTTAAATCACATGTATTTAGAAGATATGGACCCAAATTTTGATAGGGAAACTGCAAAAGAGTGTATGTATAATATCTACCATCATAAAAATTGGAGATTAGAAACTACACAAATTAGAAAAGATGGAACAATTTTCCCTGTGGAAGTTTCAGGTCATGGCTTTACACATAATGGAAATGAATATATTTGTGCTTTTTCAAGAGATATGACACAAAGACAAGAATACAGAACAAAAATCACTAAAATGAATCAAGAATTACAAAAGTCAGTTGAAGAAAAAGATATATTACTAAAAGAGATTCATCATAGGGTAAAAAACAATATGGAGATAATATCTTCCTTATTAAACATGCAAGAGAGACGAACAAAAGATAGAGATATGATTTATATCTTACAACAAAGTAGAAGTAGAATTCATACTATGGCTTTAGTTCATGAGTTTTTATATTTAGGTGAAAACCTTGCATATATAAATCTCAAAAACTATATAAAAAGACTTGTTGATGATATAAAAGAGTTATATATTTCTCAAAATACGACTTTAAATGTAGAAGTATATATTGATAACTTAAGTTTTTCTACAAATAGGTGTATTCAAATAGGAATGGTTTTACATGAACTTTGTGTAAACTCTTTAAAACATGCCTTTCAAGAAGATAGAGATAATTTACTTTGTATTCATATGAAAAAAAACAAAGATACTATACATGTAAAAATCCGTGATAATGGAGATGGACTTGAAGATATAGACTCACTATATAAAAGTGATTCAATAGGAATGCAACTTATCCACTCAATTATTGAAGATCAACTTGATGGAACTATTGAGTTTAAGAATAATAACGGCTTAGAGTGTAATATAATTTTTTCTAAGGATGAGGGAGAGTAA
- a CDS encoding response regulator transcription factor: MSKIEILIVEDESIIALNLKETLHELGYKVCGVAPNRCKTIALLEKGAKPDLILMDIYLKGPTTGIELAKELKNSIPEVPVVFLTANSEIKTIKEASQTLAYGYIIKPYKKQSLHAAIEVALSKAKEDNEKIKKLDAVENINKTLEHQLSLNKEQNHRTIQLKYGYLYDKEVEVLYYGDEPIKLTSKEKKIIDLLCRSAGQFVSQEQMEYAIWQDEPAGYAAFRSVLFRLRSKIHKDLIVNQNNSGYKIELF, from the coding sequence ATGAGCAAAATTGAAATTTTAATTGTTGAGGATGAATCAATAATTGCACTAAATCTAAAAGAAACACTACATGAATTAGGATATAAGGTTTGTGGAGTTGCTCCAAATAGATGTAAAACTATAGCTTTATTAGAAAAAGGTGCTAAACCTGACTTGATTTTAATGGATATTTATCTAAAAGGTCCAACTACAGGAATTGAACTTGCTAAAGAGTTAAAAAACTCAATTCCTGAGGTACCTGTGGTTTTTCTTACAGCTAATTCAGAAATAAAAACTATAAAAGAAGCTTCTCAAACTTTAGCATATGGATATATAATCAAACCATATAAAAAACAAAGCTTACATGCAGCTATTGAAGTGGCTCTTAGTAAAGCAAAAGAAGATAATGAAAAAATCAAAAAACTAGATGCTGTTGAAAATATAAACAAAACTTTAGAGCATCAATTATCTTTAAATAAAGAACAAAACCATAGAACAATACAACTTAAATATGGTTATCTTTATGATAAAGAAGTTGAAGTTTTATATTATGGAGATGAACCTATAAAACTAACTTCTAAAGAGAAAAAGATTATTGATTTACTTTGTAGAAGTGCTGGGCAATTTGTATCGCAAGAACAAATGGAGTATGCAATTTGGCAAGATGAACCAGCTGGCTATGCTGCTTTTAGGTCTGTTTTATTTAGGCTTAGAAGTAAAATACATAAAGATTTAATAGTAAATCAAAATAACTCAGGTTATAAAATAGAACTATTTTAA
- a CDS encoding aromatic/alkene monooxygenase hydroxylase subunit beta, with the protein MSLDIKSIDIKPKRETFGHVERRIGEGKMASRYEEATFDIQPVANFHYRPYANPEFELYDQNKTSIKMEDWYKFLDPRQYHYASYVTARAKQQEVAEQNFVFVEKRNMLDVMPEDIKQEILNYVLPLRHYEWGANMNNLQLCSEGYGAAITNAYMFHAEDRLGNAQYLTRIGLLLSENEPAVLDDAKDKWLNDEAWQPLRKAMEDSFVLQDWFELHIAQNVIFDGFIHPLVFDKYEQELNQRGGTAQTMMTEFITSWNDESAKWIDMTVKVAALERDENKDLLNQWCKKYIDIASNAALAIAKNIVNNPEETVNNIQEQLVARLNKNGLNL; encoded by the coding sequence ATGTCTTTAGATATAAAAAGTATAGATATTAAGCCAAAAAGAGAAACTTTTGGACACGTGGAAAGAAGAATTGGTGAAGGTAAAATGGCTTCAAGATATGAAGAGGCAACATTTGATATTCAGCCAGTTGCAAACTTTCATTATAGACCTTATGCAAATCCAGAGTTTGAGTTATATGATCAAAATAAAACTAGCATTAAAATGGAAGACTGGTATAAATTTTTAGACCCAAGACAATACCACTATGCTTCATATGTAACAGCAAGAGCAAAACAACAAGAAGTTGCAGAACAAAACTTTGTTTTTGTAGAAAAAAGAAATATGTTAGATGTAATGCCAGAAGATATAAAACAAGAAATCTTGAATTATGTTTTACCCCTTAGACACTATGAGTGGGGAGCAAATATGAATAACCTTCAATTATGTTCAGAAGGATATGGTGCAGCTATTACAAATGCTTATATGTTCCATGCAGAAGATAGATTAGGTAATGCTCAATATCTTACAAGAATTGGATTATTACTTAGTGAAAATGAACCAGCTGTTTTAGATGATGCAAAAGATAAATGGTTAAATGATGAAGCATGGCAGCCACTTAGAAAAGCAATGGAAGATAGTTTTGTTTTACAAGATTGGTTTGAGCTTCATATAGCGCAAAATGTAATTTTCGATGGTTTTATTCATCCTTTAGTATTTGATAAGTATGAGCAAGAACTAAACCAAAGAGGTGGAACAGCTCAAACAATGATGACAGAGTTTATCACATCTTGGAATGATGAATCTGCTAAATGGATTGATATGACAGTTAAAGTTGCAGCTTTAGAACGTGATGAAAATAAAGACTTATTAAACCAATGGTGTAAAAAGTATATTGATATTGCTAGTAATGCAGCCCTAGCAATTGCTAAAAATATAGTTAATAATCCAGAAGAAACAGTTAATAACATACAAGAGCAATTAGTGGCAAGATTAAATAAAAATGGTTTAAACCTATAG
- a CDS encoding L,D-transpeptidase family protein, with product MKINTYIFLITIIIAFTACSNKTVQNQYVINTDYKEDKKVQEIEEKVLKDKINILDTLSKKEKEFLEILKKDSYSSLCSQKDFYTKLEKLESKEEISKKLKEFFPIYVENLENSCINKEAFKSEIKKNKYKDLKYSYEFYTKKINTQNIIKEYEKHNVSIKSILDNHTPSHPDFFKFISFKNSSDLNKKQKARLNLNIERLKVLKDYKSNDFIQLNIPSYNFSLYENGKNVKSFGTVVGSKKNQTPILSSKLSYFIVNPTWNIPSSIAKKSIIPKALKDKKFLKKKNIVIREKRYDLDAKKVKFSEVKWDKYLKEDVKYIPYKFIQLPSKTNGMGRVKYMFKNDHAVYMHDTIGSWRFKIPKESIRAVSHGCIRLEHPISLMKHITKKYTPKTYKSVRYIYDNEKTDSISLSKKLPLHITYITSYIKDGKLKFTDDIYGYDKIQKLNYEI from the coding sequence ATGAAAATAAACACTTACATTTTTTTAATTACTATAATTATTGCTTTCACAGCTTGTAGTAATAAAACTGTTCAAAACCAATATGTTATAAATACTGATTATAAAGAAGATAAAAAAGTTCAAGAAATTGAAGAGAAAGTACTAAAAGATAAGATAAATATCTTAGATACTTTATCAAAAAAAGAAAAAGAGTTTTTAGAGATTTTAAAAAAAGATAGTTATTCTTCTTTATGTAGTCAAAAAGATTTTTATACAAAACTTGAAAAACTTGAAAGTAAAGAAGAAATATCTAAAAAATTAAAAGAGTTTTTCCCTATTTATGTTGAAAATCTTGAGAACTCATGTATTAACAAAGAGGCTTTTAAATCTGAGATTAAGAAAAATAAATATAAAGATTTGAAATACTCTTATGAATTTTATACAAAAAAAATAAATACTCAAAATATCATTAAAGAGTATGAGAAGCACAATGTTTCTATTAAAAGTATTTTAGACAATCATACTCCCTCACATCCTGATTTTTTTAAATTTATTTCTTTTAAAAATAGTTCTGATTTAAATAAAAAGCAAAAAGCTAGATTAAACCTAAATATTGAGAGACTTAAAGTTTTAAAAGACTATAAATCAAATGATTTTATTCAACTAAATATTCCATCATACAATTTTAGTTTATATGAAAATGGCAAAAATGTAAAAAGCTTTGGTACAGTTGTAGGTTCAAAGAAAAATCAAACGCCTATTTTATCAAGTAAACTATCTTATTTTATAGTTAATCCTACTTGGAATATTCCAAGTTCTATTGCTAAAAAAAGTATTATTCCTAAAGCTTTAAAAGATAAGAAGTTTTTAAAAAAGAAAAATATAGTAATTAGAGAAAAAAGATATGATTTAGATGCTAAAAAAGTAAAATTTAGTGAGGTGAAGTGGGATAAATATTTAAAAGAGGATGTTAAATATATTCCATATAAATTTATCCAACTTCCTTCAAAAACAAATGGAATGGGTAGAGTAAAGTATATGTTCAAAAATGACCATGCTGTTTATATGCATGATACTATTGGGTCATGGAGATTTAAAATTCCAAAAGAAAGTATTAGAGCTGTTAGTCATGGTTGTATTAGATTAGAGCACCCTATTTCTTTGATGAAACATATCACAAAAAAATATACTCCTAAAACATATAAAAGTGTGAGATATATCTATGACAATGAAAAAACCGATTCTATTAGTTTAAGTAAGAAGCTTCCTTTACATATTACATATATAACTTCTTATATAAAAGATGGGAAATTGAAATTTACTGATGATATTTATGGATATGATAAAATCCAAAAGTTAAATTATGAGATTTAA
- the maf gene encoding septum formation inhibitor Maf: MIRLGSNSPTRALILKNFGIDFIQNGGDFDEDSIKTTNPKSFCYEATKGKFDELYKKYGVDDMPLLVADSVVTANNKLLRKAKDEADARAMLELQSGNETSVITCMIYKSKEKELIDISITTYEFDKFDKEHMDEYIKSGECFGKAGAIMVEGFCKPYIKNVKGYESTAMGLCAQKLIAFM; encoded by the coding sequence TTGATAAGACTTGGTTCAAATTCTCCAACAAGAGCTCTAATACTTAAAAACTTTGGAATTGACTTTATTCAAAATGGAGGTGATTTTGATGAAGACTCTATCAAAACAACTAATCCTAAATCTTTTTGTTATGAAGCAACAAAAGGAAAGTTTGATGAACTTTATAAAAAGTACGGAGTTGATGATATGCCCTTACTTGTGGCTGACTCAGTTGTTACAGCCAATAATAAACTACTTAGAAAAGCAAAAGATGAAGCAGATGCAAGAGCTATGTTAGAACTTCAAAGTGGAAATGAAACCTCAGTTATTACTTGTATGATTTATAAATCAAAAGAAAAAGAGCTTATAGATATTAGTATTACAACTTATGAGTTTGATAAATTTGATAAAGAACATATGGATGAATATATCAAATCAGGTGAATGTTTTGGAAAAGCAGGAGCTATTATGGTTGAAGGCTTTTGCAAACCCTATATCAAAAATGTAAAGGGCTATGAAAGTACAGCCATGGGCTTATGTGCCCAAAAATTAATCGCATTTATGTAA
- the dxs gene encoding 1-deoxy-D-xylulose-5-phosphate synthase, with product MEVKNKSLEELEDISQKIRDRIIDVVSRKGGHFSSTLGAVELTLGMHYVFDAYKDPFIFDVSHQCYPHKLLTGRWEEFETIRQFEGLSGFTKPKESPADYFVAGHSSTSISLAVGAAKSIQLKKEDRTPVVMIGDGSMTAGMVYEALNELGDLKLPVVIILNDNEMSIAKPIGAISKYLSKLLAGKYYQGFKGKVDNFIKKNMPEGTTYIAKRMEEAMKLITPGILFEEMGIDYIGPIDGHNLEEVIDTLQIAKAMKKPVIVHARTVKGKGYKVAEGQHEHWHGVGPFNVEDGAFVKKEAPKAATAVFADALVNLACKHENVVGITAAMPSGTGINKLMDKFPDRFWDVAIAEQHAVTSMAAMAKEGFKPFVTIYSTFLQRGFDQIIHDVCLMGLPVVFAIDRAGIVGNDGETHQGTFDISYLRFIPNMVLFAPRDNETLHQAIEFSYTLDKPCAIRYPRGAFIETNYKSETFELGKAQLLKEGKSNKLFIGYGAAVGRACKTEALHEEDIAVLDLRFVKPLDKETLKDLACKYDDWYVFSDSQKQGGVGSAILEFLNEEKVCVNLTSFEYEDDFINHGDTKKVEESLGLFPEQLVKKVK from the coding sequence AATCATTAGAAGAGTTAGAAGACATATCTCAAAAAATTAGAGATAGAATTATTGACGTAGTGTCAAGAAAAGGTGGACATTTCTCTTCAACATTAGGTGCTGTTGAATTAACACTTGGAATGCATTATGTTTTTGATGCATATAAAGATCCATTTATTTTTGATGTATCACATCAGTGTTATCCTCATAAGCTATTAACTGGAAGATGGGAAGAGTTTGAAACTATTAGACAGTTTGAAGGTTTAAGTGGTTTTACTAAACCAAAAGAATCTCCTGCTGATTATTTTGTAGCAGGACATAGCTCAACATCTATATCATTAGCAGTTGGTGCTGCTAAATCAATACAGCTTAAAAAAGAAGATAGAACGCCTGTTGTGATGATAGGTGATGGTTCAATGACAGCTGGTATGGTTTATGAAGCACTAAATGAATTAGGTGATTTGAAACTTCCTGTTGTTATTATTTTAAATGACAATGAAATGTCAATAGCCAAGCCAATAGGTGCAATATCAAAGTACCTTTCAAAGCTTTTAGCAGGTAAATACTACCAAGGTTTCAAAGGTAAAGTTGATAACTTTATAAAGAAAAATATGCCAGAAGGTACTACTTATATAGCTAAGAGAATGGAAGAAGCTATGAAGCTTATTACTCCTGGAATTTTGTTTGAAGAGATGGGTATTGATTATATTGGGCCTATTGATGGACATAATTTGGAAGAAGTAATTGATACTTTACAAATAGCAAAAGCTATGAAAAAGCCTGTAATTGTTCATGCAAGAACAGTAAAAGGAAAAGGTTATAAAGTAGCTGAGGGGCAACATGAACACTGGCATGGAGTAGGTCCTTTTAATGTAGAAGATGGGGCTTTTGTAAAAAAAGAAGCTCCAAAAGCAGCAACTGCTGTATTTGCAGATGCACTTGTAAATTTAGCCTGTAAACATGAAAATGTTGTTGGAATTACAGCAGCAATGCCAAGTGGTACAGGAATAAATAAGCTTATGGATAAATTTCCTGATAGATTTTGGGATGTAGCAATTGCTGAACAACACGCTGTTACTTCAATGGCAGCTATGGCAAAAGAGGGGTTTAAGCCATTTGTAACAATTTATTCAACATTTTTACAAAGAGGTTTTGATCAAATAATTCATGATGTATGTCTTATGGGCTTACCAGTAGTTTTTGCAATAGATAGAGCTGGAATTGTAGGAAATGATGGTGAAACACATCAAGGAACATTTGATATTTCATATTTAAGATTTATACCAAATATGGTTTTATTTGCTCCAAGAGATAATGAAACATTACATCAAGCAATAGAGTTTTCATATACTTTAGATAAGCCATGTGCTATTAGATACCCAAGGGGTGCATTTATTGAAACTAATTATAAAAGTGAAACTTTTGAATTAGGAAAAGCGCAACTTTTAAAAGAGGGAAAATCAAATAAATTATTTATTGGATATGGAGCAGCTGTAGGAAGAGCATGTAAAACTGAGGCTTTACATGAAGAAGACATAGCAGTTTTAGATTTAAGATTTGTAAAACCACTTGATAAAGAGACTTTAAAAGATTTAGCATGTAAATATGATGATTGGTATGTATTTAGTGACTCGCAAAAACAAGGTGGAGTTGGAAGTGCAATTTTAGAGTTTTTAAATGAAGAAAAAGTATGTGTAAATCTTACTTCATTTGAGTATGAAGATGATTTTATAAATCATGGAGATACAAAAAAAGTAGAAGAGTCATTAGGATTATTTCCTGAACAACTAGTAAAAAAGGTTAAATAA
- a CDS encoding phenol hydroxylase subunit codes for MANESPFERKYVHVTDVKSNDLVEFDFSIGDPCMYVELALPKKQFDEFCKRNAVKHLTRDQEIDVENDKHKWQYGVVGTLSK; via the coding sequence ATGGCTAATGAATCACCGTTTGAAAGAAAATATGTACATGTTACTGATGTTAAATCAAACGATTTAGTTGAGTTTGATTTCTCTATTGGTGATCCATGTATGTATGTTGAACTTGCATTGCCGAAAAAGCAATTTGATGAGTTTTGTAAAAGAAATGCAGTTAAGCATTTAACAAGAGATCAAGAAATTGATGTGGAAAACGACAAACATAAGTGGCAGTATGGTGTTGTTGGAACACTAAGTAAATAA
- a CDS encoding prephenate dehydratase produces the protein MNKTVVYQGVEGAYSHLASSKLFPNSKFIASDSFLESMQLVEQGKADFGVIPIENSSAGRVEEIYRLVPKMQLNIIDEYFHPIEHALIAVKGYKLDELKTVSSHPQALAQCMNNIKDLNLKAISEFDTAGSAMKLEQTNDKSHAVIASTLAAKIYNLEIVKEKFSDYAGNVTRFIVLSKESKIPKFEENKAYITSLIFSMRNIPAALYKALGGFATNGIDLIKIESYSGIGSMYSTQFHVDLYGHTDEKRLQLALDELRFFVEELKVIGVYERHEYRDKMCELNNL, from the coding sequence ATGAATAAAACAGTTGTATATCAAGGTGTTGAGGGAGCATATTCTCATCTTGCAAGTAGTAAACTTTTCCCTAACTCAAAATTTATAGCATCTGATTCTTTTTTGGAATCAATGCAACTAGTAGAACAGGGAAAGGCAGATTTTGGAGTTATTCCTATTGAAAACTCATCAGCTGGTAGAGTTGAAGAGATTTATAGGCTTGTTCCTAAAATGCAATTAAATATAATAGATGAATATTTTCATCCAATAGAGCATGCCTTGATAGCTGTAAAAGGATATAAACTAGATGAGTTAAAAACAGTATCTTCTCATCCACAAGCTCTAGCTCAATGTATGAATAATATAAAAGACTTAAACCTAAAAGCAATATCAGAATTTGATACAGCAGGTTCTGCTATGAAGTTAGAACAAACAAATGATAAAAGCCATGCTGTAATAGCCTCAACTCTAGCTGCAAAGATTTATAACTTAGAGATTGTAAAAGAGAAGTTTTCAGATTATGCTGGAAATGTTACTAGGTTTATTGTTTTATCAAAAGAATCAAAAATACCTAAGTTTGAAGAAAACAAAGCATATATAACATCTCTTATATTTAGTATGAGAAATATACCAGCAGCACTTTATAAAGCCCTTGGTGGTTTTGCTACAAATGGAATTGATTTAATCAAAATAGAGAGTTATTCAGGTATTGGAAGTATGTATTCAACTCAGTTTCATGTGGATTTATATGGACATACGGATGAAAAAAGACTGCAATTAGCCCTTGATGAACTGAGGTTTTTTGTGGAAGAATTGAAAGTTATTGGTGTCTATGAAAGACATGAGTATAGAGATAAAATGTGTGAGTTAAATAATTTATAA